In Nitrospiraceae bacterium, the following are encoded in one genomic region:
- a CDS encoding acyloxyacyl hydrolase, with translation MSVNVRYGISGSSPIGEQTQTDFHQYDVAATLRLPWQWYHSSGWGLSTRLVLSGGALTGAKETNLIATAVPVVAFGSQDERFSIDMGGGGALLSDYKFGEQNFGGPFQFVWTFGVNLGLFGPVGLAYHFQHYSDATIYGHDSRGVDLHLFEVGYRF, from the coding sequence ATGTCCGTCAATGTGCGCTATGGGATCAGCGGCAGCTCGCCCATCGGCGAGCAGACCCAGACCGACTTTCACCAATACGACGTAGCGGCGACATTGCGCCTACCCTGGCAGTGGTATCACAGCTCCGGCTGGGGCCTGAGCACGAGGCTCGTTCTGAGCGGAGGGGCACTGACAGGCGCCAAGGAAACCAACTTGATTGCCACGGCAGTCCCGGTGGTGGCGTTCGGCAGCCAGGATGAGCGGTTTTCCATCGATATGGGTGGCGGCGGTGCCCTGCTCAGCGACTACAAGTTCGGTGAACAGAATTTCGGCGGGCCCTTTCAATTCGTCTGGACCTTCGGCGTGAATCTCGGCTTGTTCGGACCGGTCGGGTTGGCCTATCATTTCCAGCACTACTCCGATGCCACGATCTATGGACACGATAGCCGCGGGGTCGATCTGCACCTCTTCGAAGTCGGCTACCGGTTTTGA